TGCTCCAATGGCTGACCATGTCACGAAAGCCAACTTGTACTCGTTCAACGTGGCAACGCTTGAGAGAGACGTGGTGAATGGCTTTCGTCTTCCGGTTATTTTGTCCTCGCGTGTGAAGGCATGGCATGCTCCGTCCTCGCACGTGAGCAACAGGAGCATGGACCACCTTGCAAGCGAGGGACAGAATACCTCCACGTGGACACACGTGTGGGGGTCCCATCTGTCTTCGCCTTGTCATTTACGTAGGGTGCTGGCCGCACACATGCTCCACGGTGCATGCACCAGTtctggagtaattatttttaaaaacttccattattgaataatttttattttattacatttcctATTTCTCTGATAAGACACGTTACTGTAGTAAACAAAACATTTTGTTTTTTTAGAAAAGTTATTGTTAATCTTGTACTAGATGTTCATCTATGCCTAATAAAATGCTCAGATActtgttcccttttttttttttttgttccaggTCATGGAGAGAATAAATTCTTACCAACCATACCTAACTCGACAGTGCCTAGCAAATTATTACCAATTAAAGTGTACATAACCATCAGCAACACTATTGATAGTGGAAGATTAGCTCACACAAATACGTTGTTGTGGGCTGGCATGGTGCTCTTAAAGTATGACAAAATCTTGTTTTCGCAGGCAGAAACtttgacataaaaaaaaaaaactcaatgtcAATGACCATATGTGCTatcattttaatattaatttttagttttcttttcttttatttggtTAGGAGtgctatcatttattttaatgtTTGAAGTGCTATATGGTCGGGTTCGGATTATATCTTTTGCACCAAAggatgattgatcttcttctatAATCTTAGCTAGTGGATCATATTTTTCACAACTTTCAAAGTATACTGCTAGCTTTGAGATCTGGGCTGtagatgaagaaaataatttaatgtGCTTTGAAAGCTATGCAAAGCATGATCCAACAATTGAGAttataaaagaagatcaatcatttatTGTGTGAAAGATACATCTCGAACCCTGTATAGTTAAGCAAAATTTTAATCTATCAATACAGGCATCTATCATATGTGAGAGTGGTGCAATGAATTAGAACCCATCAAACAAGTGTATAACCAATGCTCAATCACACTTCTTTTATGAAGCACAACCTATTCAACCCCCATGGTTTAGCTTATTTTGATGTGACACATTTGCATGTGTTGTTGCGTAGAGCTAAAATTGGATCGATTATGGTTGTAAGTCGGATACAAAAATtctaatctatatttattttaaacggaaTATAGATATACTtacagatataaattagataattaaattttatgactatataatcaaatatattactaaataaatgataaatcaaattattatatattaatataattatatatttttattaaaaaattataaatactatataaaattaaatagcgttataaataaaatcagatattcaGATCTAGATCGAGATGTTGAATatcctatccatatctattttttttgatcGAAATGGATAGGAATATACAAATAAGTTAAATACTTAgatgctctaatttttatctgtaCCTGAATagattcagatatgaaaataaatctgAATGGATATTATTCAGTCTACTTTCATCCTTATCGCTGCAACAACTAAAGCTGAAGATTCTTGATAACCCTATTAAATAATACTTGGCATGGATCCTAAGTCAATAGAATTGACATTGATCAGCTGATTTAAGACCCAAAGTATctaaattcatcttcttgacaAATGCCACTTATTACCATCTCTTGCTATCTTTACTGTCAGAACACAAAAACCACCTCAAGCCTTTACCTATATTCTTCAGTCACTATCAAGCTAAGGAATACGAAATATTTATGAGGTGGAATTTACACATTATTGTTTTCAATATATTTTACTTtacaaagaaaaataagaaaatataccATCTAAAGAAAGTCGTGAACGTTTCATATCAATACCAAATATTGATGAGTATGGATAATCTTTGCTCTAGCTCTCTGAGGTGTTCCATAGAGACTTTATGCCATCTAGCACCTCTTGTTGCTTAATTACAGCCATTAACCAAAAGGGCCCCCCTAAGTTTGTGCACAGCCAagcaaatcaagaaagagttggGTGGAATTATGTGGATGGGGGAGAAATGGACGGTGGTGGATGAAAAAGATGCCTCTGGGAGAGagaataaaagagagagagaggaggaggggtaTTGTTATGATTGAGGTGGGGCACAGGGAACCTAAAGGAGAGGGTGGGAcccatcaaagaaaaagatgtgtGTTTGGTGGTGGGATCTTGTGGTGGTGACTCTCACTTTCATGAGAGTTATTAAAACAacaaaaccaaataaaatcaCATAATAATTACATCATATTCCCATTCTCAAGTATCGCCCCCacacccccctctctctctccagtcCAGATATTggggaaaaataaaaaagaaaaaaaaaaaaaaaaaaaaggaaacctcCCAGGACTCCTTTTCCCTCCCTCTATATTTCTCTCGAGGTAAAAAATTATCATCAAGAAAGGGAAATAAAAGCCCCCATTTCATCTCTCTGAGGAGCTCCTGAGTCCCTGGGCTAAGGGTTCCATCCAGGTCTCCAGGTtagtttctcttcttctcttcttttattcTTCGCTTTTGTTCTCCCACTTCTCTCTCTCTTGTTATATTCTTCCATAGATTCTTCCTCCTTTCTCCATATTCTCCAATaaaaaagtgatttttaattgtttTCTTGCCTCTTATTGGTACGATCATGGCGGCCTTATCATTAAAATCCCATTTTTCCCGTTTTTTTCTTTCTATGGTGGTTGAGCTAAATTGGGATTTTGGTCTGGCGGGGGTATTtctctcagttttttttttttgtttcctttcCAGGACGGCTCACGTGGATTTCGCTTCGTGGGATTGAAGGTTATCTAGGGTTTTCGTCGTAGGAGCTGCTGATCGTTTAGGTTCCATCTCTCCACCGCCCTTGTCTGCTGGGTTTTCTTTGATGCTTGAAGCCGGGATTGCGATCCTTGGATGTTTTTTGTTCGGTTTGATGGTCGCGGCGGCTGCAATTTTGTTTGAAGTCTGAGTTCGAAGTCTGGGAGGCGCGTTTTTGGATTCGTGAGCTTAGCAGTGGGAATTTAGGTTGTTCATCGGAGGAATCATCGGTATTTTTTGCTTGATTACGTGTTTGGAAGATCTTGATTGGGTTTTGCCTGTAATTGGTGGTGTCGATTTCTTTGTTAGAGCCGGATGATTGTTCCTTGATTAAAAAGTTtggattttcctttttttttttttttttggttggggtTTGGAAAGGGGCAATCGATAGTTCGGTGTTGGAGAAATGGAGGGCAAGAGCGAGATTGTGATGATTGGGGGCAAGGGTGGCATGCATTTGACTAAGGAGAGGCATTCGGAGGATCCGTTGCGCTCGGAGAATGAAATGGATGAGAATGGAGGTCTTGGGAGTTTGGAGGACATCAGCGAGCCTCTGTCGGCAGAGAAAGGGGAGGGAAGCAATGTTTTCTCGAGGGAAGCTCCGCTCCGGGCCAAGGATCCCAGAGTCACAAGGGGCCACAGCTGTGGCACCAAGAAGCTCAGATCGAGGGCCTCAGATTTGGTGGAGGAAACCGAGGCCCGAAGGAAGGATAAGGACAAGAACAAGCAGGAGAGGAAGCTTAGTAGGCAGGACCGGATCGAGCTGGGGCGCTTGTTCCAGGCGgcagtgagttctcatgattggGAGCATGCGGAGAGCCTGATTCTGCTGGCCGATCCACAGACTCTCAATGATGCACTCTGCATAGCACTAGATTCGATCTGGTTCCTGACCACACGCCCAGAACTGAATGGGATTACTGAGCTGATCAAGAAGATTGTTGCCAATGGCGCAAATGATTTTACGAGGGCAGCCCTGAGGACTTCGTTTCTTGCTTCGTGCGTTTCCGCCTGTCAGAGCAAGACGATGAGCTTGGCTGATACTGTGACCGTCATGGCCCAAAGGTAAAATCTTTCCATACTGATTCCCATCCATGCATATCTGAAATCTTGATTCAAGACATGACATTCTTGGACAACTTCTGTAGCATATGGAAAGGATTCATGCATTCATTTGGTCCAATTATCAGTTAGGATTGTTTTTGTCAATTCTTTCATGATGGCGAGTCTCCTCACGAGATATGTTTCATGATCTGTGGATGATTGATTTATCTGTTTTATTGCTTCTTTATCAGATTACATGAACGTTTGCAAGAATGTCATGGAGATGAGATTTTGAAGGCAGAAGCTGGTGCCAAAGTCCAGAAGTTTACAGAATGGGCTTTGAAGTGCATCGAATTTCACTCTCGCTGCCAGGAAAATAAGGGTAGAGGAAGCCACAGCACGATTCTTGAGGTCCAACTCCAGTTGTCTGCATTCAAGAACTTTTTGGATATTGCTGGCAACCAACTCACAGGAAAAGATTTCACTGAAGCCTTTGATGCTGCATGCTTCCCTCTTACTCTCTTTTCTAGCTCTTTTGACCCTGGCTGGGCTTCTGGAGTTTCAGCTACAGCAATACAAGGGTTGCTCGGGATGCTAGTAGAGGGGGGTGCAGACAATGTGAACCAATGCTTTCTAGAAGCTTCACGCTTTGGGAGCACAGAACTTGTACGCATTTTGCTTCAGGTGATTACTCTGTTCTCTTTTTAAAAAGATTAACGTTTATTCTTAGAATTTCCTGACATTCTAGTTCAACATTCTACAACAGACACTAGCCAAATTGTATATTATGTTATTAGAGGATGCTGATAATGAGAAgttgataaattattttactgTACTGTCTCGTATGctgctctctctttttttttttttctttttttctttctttttttttgttgcataTGTGTAACACTAATGGCTTTGCATGTAAGTGTTAATTTCACTGCCACGAAGTgccatgctgtatatatatattgaaaatattttgttagtattgTGGATGCACACAGTATAAAGCACCTTCCTTGAGACTTTCACTTCCTCTAGGAAATATGTAATGACCAAGAATGTTACTTGTGGCTGTTAAATCTGTCACATTCAAAATGTTAAATCTTATTCCATGTTTAATTTCATGAGCCCAAGTTATTCTTCTTGAATTATGATGTTTGGCATGGATATCTAATTTGAAGGTTGGTGGCTTTTATGGTTTTTATTCTCTTGTGTAGTTTGTAGACCATGCTAAATGCTAAACACTCTAGGAATCATTTCTGCATTGTATGTAAAGTGTAAACTTTGCGTGTATGTTCATCAGTATCACATGGACATTGGCACAAGAATCACATTCAGACATGTTTAAATTGATTCAgcaagaggaaaaaaaaggagaCACAGGGATATGCagaaaaaataactaaaatatattcaaatattatgtaaaagaaaacattaaaaatactatttgttatggcatttcaacatgcatgtttcTCATCCAAACTTTCTAATTAGCTCAAGACTTATTGAAAATGACATTTTACAAACTTATTTTAATACATATGTTCCTGACAAATTTCTAAAAAGAACTAAGGTTAATTTTAGCACTATTATAGTGGGTCAGGTTCGTCATTCGATGGGTCCAACTTTCTCCCAAGTTTTAGAAGCTACAGCTAAAAAAGATTTGATATGTATCCAAGTGTCTGATGCTTTTCTGACGTGGGTATGAATCTGACAGAGACTCTGAGTTGGACCTGAGTGTCCCAGTATCACAGAATTGTCCATTAGGATTCTTCTAGAATTTCAGCCACCAAAGTTATAGAAGTGGTAGGAGGAGAGGAAAACGAAGATAGAAGAGAGTAGCAAAATAGACTATATTgaagaaaagaatatgtgatgaCTGGTTCATCTTGTTATGGCTTTCTAATTTTGTGAAATACCAATAATAGGTTTTTGGCCACTTtagtattattaatttttttccttatttctttCATATGAACACCTAAATCACTTtcctaattcttttttttttctttttcttttttttttttttctatatgtaTAACAATCTAAGGCCTCACCCATAAAGGGTAGCCGGAAGGTATTATTTCAATTATGGCCTTGTATAAGTATGCAAGATCTTTCTAGTGGTTGACCGATGTGGGACCAAATATCCGCCTGCATGGATCCTCACACACTCCCTCCGTTTAAACATTAGCATCCTTACTAGATTAAGagtctaaatccatataaatccATTCATAAACACCACGATCAGCTTGTGGTTAGCCCTAATGATCCCATACTGCAACATCCCCTAGTCCGTATGGGTTATGGGCTGGgttggctctgatactatttgtaacAACCTTGTACCTCATCCAAAAATACTAGGTGGAGGATATTATTTGGTTTTTTGGTCCTATATAATtattcaagatcttttcagtgaatAACCGATGTACAACTAAATATACACCCGCATGAATCCTCACAATATGACCCttgctttcatttttggttggtaaAAAATTGGAAATGCTTTAATTCCCTCATTTAATACATTAGATAGAAGTATTACTCTCAATCTCAAAAGAGGGTTGAAGATGTCAATAAATTTCTTACATGAATAAGGAAAAAATTAAGATTGAGTTCTATCCTTATTAAACTTAAAAAACCAGCTGCCCCATTTTGTAGTTTAAGTcttgaatttaatctacaaatttgGCACCACATGCATAGCCAGCCCATTTAATTAATTTCCTGAAGTGACCAATGCAAACCCCTAAAAGAGAATGGGCTGAATATTGAAGACCCAGGGGTTTcagctaaaatttaatttcttgaTCTTGATGGAAAGTAAAAAGAAAGTAATGAGAACCAGATATCTTAAGTGGACATATGGAGAAGGCAACAAAAGAGCAATTTCAAGTGTCCACTAGCATCATGTTTGTTTATTATGAAAGGTGTTGCCTTATTAACAAAGaatgaagattgatttagaagacTACTAACATGGCCTTTGTAAGGAGCCTACACCAATTTGATCTACCAAGATATTCTACAATAGAATAAGGGAAACAAGATAAAAACATGAATGGGCAATCAGTCGCTTAGAATGCCTTCACATTCATCCTCTTACAATCTTGTTACAGAGGCCCATACAACTGGCTGCAGTTTGTAATTTAATAATACTaaattcatgaaaaacttatgtgtAATATATTATTTTGTTTTACAAGTACAAGAAATATCCTGCCATGTTAGATAATTTTGTGAAGATTGATGATTTATATCATTCTTCCTTAAATTTTACATGGTAGGTTTCAAGTGAAAGTTATCACTTGTCACCTAATGGCTCCTTGGATAAGAGTACATGCACTTGTAGAATCGGCTGGGGAGGATGTTAGCTGCTTGATGTGTTGCTTTGGGATGTTCCTAGTAATGGCCCTGGCTTTACACATTTTTTTAGCTTGttattcttcttgattttttataGCAAATCAGATTAGGTGCTAAAATTGTGTTTAGAAGCAAGCTTCATGGATCTTGAGATGTGAATGAGACCAGATGTGGAAATAGGAcctaaagaggaaaaaaaaatttgagtgaaAGGTGCTTGAAGTAGGAGCTATTGCTTTGGTTTAAATTGTGTTTTTCCGTAGGTAAAATTTTACTCGGTCAGACTAGAACAAAAGTTGTCAGATGGAGTGGCTTTTGTAGACTAGAATGGGAGCTGTTATGGTGTTGGCTGTGAGGACATAAGGCATTCAGCCTCATGGTTTGTTATGGTCCCAGTTAAAAAGCTTGAGGCCCTGTTATCATCTTGGTGCTTTTGGTTGGTTGATAAGAACCTGGATCTTGTTGTGTTACTGCATGTGAATATATTATCTGGTTACTCATTCCTTGAGGTCCTATTTGGTTGTCCATAATGAGACTTAGATAAAGTGGGTTAGCCCAGAATAAACTACACAACATGCTCAAATACAGAGTAAAGTCATTCCATTTTGTGGAAGAGTAGCTTTATTCTAGGTTATCTGCATTAGGTGAGAAAAGGTGTCTGTCCATTTCAGCTTTTTGTAGTGTCCATTATGCTCCTGGAAAGAGGTGAGTTGCAAAAGTTTGTTTGACAGAATAACTAGGTCGTTTCATATTTTATGTAAACTGTGAAGTAAGGCCTAAGAGAATACAGAGCTTATGCATTGGCAAAAGGAGTTTACTTGAACTTGCGTTGAGTCTATAAAAACTAAAAGTGGGAAAGTGCAACTTAAGTAGAAAGCATGAATCATCCTACCATAGCTGGGTGCTCGAGACTTGCAAGCCCAACTCTCTGTTGCATGACATGTCCTATGAGCTAATGGCCAATGGCATGCTATCACCTTTTCCCAAGTTGTAATGCTAATAAATGGGTGTCATGTGTTGGAACAGATCGGCGTGCTACTATCGCATGCACATCTATGCATGTTTTATGTCTAGCATTAGAAGCTGTATAAATATGTTTGTCTGCAAATATGCCTATATATTTGCATACTAATGTCAGTGATTAGCTAATAGATGAAGTTGAGCTACTTGCCTTTTACTACTTCATTCATGATCTTCTCAATAACTCTACTTGTCCAAGGATCACAAGCAAAAAAAGACTTGTGTGCGGCATGCATTATGTTACGACAGATGACTGAGGAAGATCATGATGTACAGATGCTTGTACATACTTGATAGTTATAATGGTACTAACAGCTTAAGGGCAAGCATGTGTTATGGAAAGTGCATTCTGGTTTTAATGTCATGAAGAAATTGTGGTTTGCGCTGTCAACCATGTGGCAAAGAATAATCCATGTAGGAGAATCGGAGCTATTACTTTTATTTAGGACATGCGCGCGCGCACGCACACACAGAGAGTATGCAGGTGATGTAGTATGCAGGGTTAGTTATTGATAGATGATCCTGACGTGCATGCGCACACAGAGAGTATGCAGGTGATGTAGTATGCAGGGTTAGTTATTGATAGATGATCCTGATGGCatgagggagagaaaaatagagtaaGAAGAAGAGAGAACAAAAAGTTCTGTAGCCTAGAATAAGACATAGCAAAACCTTAAAGCCAGACAGGCttcatttttttccttcaaaatttGTGGCTTAGTTACGGATTAGGAATtgcagataaaataaatatgttgACAGGTTTATGTTCACACCCGTAGTTGGTAGAAGACTTTAGGCATGTCTGTTTGCTAACAATGTGTTGACAGGATCATCGCTGAAGTTTAATGGCTTGGTTGTGGGAGAATTTGTATTCTTATTTATCTGATTCGATCAGTCTTAATCACTACTGTTTTAGAAAACAAGGAATGTTTTGATGTGTAATCATGATTTTGAATTTCATTAAATACCTTCCAAGTTCCAAATGTGCATAATGTATGCCTTGGCATACAAAAATCAACTAAATTTGGCCTTTACATGCAATCATGCTTTCACTTTGACACTAAAAAATCTGTGTTTCACACAACTCCAATTTGACACTGATGGATGAATATAAAGTTGAACATATGGAAGCACATTGGAAACCGACTCATTCCAATGCAAGAATGTTGTTTCCTCCTATGTTAGTCTGATATATTTGCTATTCAGGGATTGACACAGGGTGTTGTGCATGTTCTACTTCCAATTTATGTTGCTGTTATTTATTCATTTTGATCATTAAATGCATATGTAATGTTTTGCCAGACATTTTTCTTAATAAATATCTGCAACTTCACTAGATTTATTTTAGGGATCCCTTATTTGGGGGTTTCAAGTGTGTTTATGGAATGCTTGTTATTCCGGGATATTAGGATTCTTATTTTAGAGAATGAAAGTGTTATTTATCAGAAACTGATTTATAAAATGCAATGTGTTATGCGACCTATGATATTTCATGCagccaaaatttgaaattttgctgTCAATGATTTGTTTAGGAATGTTTCTGATTTTTGTTGTTCAGAATGGCTTTTTATGTTTTGATATGCATATGAGTAGGTAAACTTTAAGCCATACTTATTTAATTTGTATGAAACATACATGACTTTCTTTGCCTGAGTAAAACCGTGCAAATATGTCATACATATTCACTTGAAATACATTAGCATCGGCCAACTTTGTAAGTCGCagccataggatgtcataaatatGCTGTAAAATTTGTATATTGCTTGCCAGTAGTGCAGTTACCTGCCATTTCTTTTTTCACTCCGCCTTCTGTATTTTTGGAACCTTTCTAAAATACTACCTTTTCAGCAAAAGTTTCTAAACCGTGAATGATTATCCATCCTTTCaggttttagttatttttattctgTATTATTCTTGATGATATGGCCTCTGGTACtgttactgtttttacagatatcAATTTTCTTGAATTTTGTGGATGGTAACTGGCATGTTATTGATATGAAAGATCCCTCACTAAAGCATGCtttgtatttgatatttttaaccTTATGAGCAATGTAAATGAGGTTTTCTTCCATCATGTTACATGGTCTTGTATATAATTGTTGGGTTTGAATGCTTGTATAAATACTCGATCATTTTGCTTCATTGAAAAGTTTCTTCATTCTGTCACATTAATAAACATGTGCAAATGTctttgtgtacatacatacatacattcattcaTTCCTCCTACTCTCTATTGTACGATTACTGCCACAATCAGCCTCACCTCATTGCTAAGCTGATCCTTCCGAGAAATATTGGATTTTTCAGTTCTCTCATCCTTGTCCTCTTCTGTATTTTATTCTCAATTCACAGTTTTAGGAAGAATCGTACTCTTTGCTGGCATTGCCACCTTGACCATTGCCTTATCACattgcttcatcctcactctATGTGTTGGCATCCTTTTCTCAATCCTTATAAGGCTCCTTATCTTCTGTTGCATTCGCAGTTATTAAGAATTCAACTCTTTGCATCAAATGATGGACAATTTGAGCCATCTGATGCATACATGAATGTTCAGGTAACACTGCCACACTCTCAATGCTACTGAAACCATCTCGTAACTTCCTAAGTAGCCCTTCAGCTACCCTTCCTGCCATCTTTctgccaccaccaccacctcctcactTCTTTCACCATTGCTAGACCAAGCTGCCTCAAAGGTACCATGGTGGTTGGATCATGGTTCTTATTGGGTGCTAAAATGGCAAAGTCCTGTGCAGTGGTGGTGAGGGCATTAGTATCAAGGGGAGATCATTTTGGTAAGTTTGATGCTGAAGGTGATATTAGGCAAAACTATAGCACGTACATATAATATGTACTATGATATTAGCATTAAGTTCATGTATGATTATCAAAGAAACTCAACATTATTAAACCTAGGTCCAAACCTCATTTTCCTGTATCTTTGTCATGTTAGCCCTCTTTCAAGCTGATCTCAGTTTGTTGATATCCTATTTCGGGATAATTTTAAGCTTCAAATTACATGCTAATATTAGGATCCTGTTAAGGTCGGTGGACACCGGTTAAGATACTGCCTGAGTCTGATCATCAAGCTAATATGAgttcatatttagattaaaaaagatgAGACCGGAGTTGTGAATGGAGGGATTTTTGGGTTTACTACATTACCTATCTGACACTCATTGGCATATTCTTATTCAGATTGCTCAGAGGAACAGCTTGGATGTGGATGTTGATCTCGCCCTTGGCTTTGCATCCCACTACTGTAAGATTGGAACTATGGAATGCTTGGTTGAAGAGGGGAATGCTGTGGCCTTCCTGGGCCCTCTGATGCGAGCTGCGGAGCGAGGGTGCATGCAAGTTGTCCAGTGGTTTGTCAACCGAGGATGCAGGGACATGGAGCTGTGTCTTGCCCTCACCGCAGCCACCTCCAGCAGCCAGGTGGGCATCGCTGCATACCTCCTGCCCCATGTCCCCCAGCATGTCCTCGCAGCCCTCAGCATCGAGATCCTCAAGGCTGCTGGGGAGAGAAGCAGCGGGTCCCTCGATGGTGTTGCCTTTCTTCTTCGTTCTGACTTCCTAAGTGACCCTGCTGCTACATATGCTGTTGCTGACAGCATTGCCAGGTCTGATGATGAGGCAGTGGCCCCTGAACTGAAGGCTTTTCTGAAGGAGAACTGGTCGGAGGCTGCATTCTCTGAAGGGATTAGTTCTGGTCAGGAGCACTATGTGAATTTTATGAGGATTTTAAGAAGGGGTTGTTCACCTATCTGCCTGAGGGACCTGCCTCTGCCCCTCGTTATCGCCGTTGCCTACCTGCCGCTGTACAGGGAGTGTGCGAAGGCGGGTGGCTGGCTGCTGCCACAGAGGCTGAGAGGGCAGCTTGTTGAGGCTGCAAGTAGACTTGGCAATGGGCCGGTGGACAGATGTTGCCCGGGGAAAGAGCTCCTGGCAGTTTTGGAGCATCACCTGCCTCCCTTCTTGATCCAATCTCCAAGCACCGCCCATGGCCCTTAGGTGAGTTTCAGCAAAACATGGGTTCAAAGGAAAACATATGTTGTGTTAATCCTTTGATCTATGAATACTCTATACGGTATTCCTTGTGCATTTGTATTCAAGAGTATCAGGATGGTCAATTGAGGGTGTCTTTGAATGGTTTAGTCATATGAGGGTTCACCTTTGATCGCTGCGGTTGGGAAAATGGTTATAAGATATAGTTTTGGGCAGTGTTATGTTTGACATGACATAACATATATGGTAGCATCATAGCTCTCTTTCTTAATGAACTGAGAATGTGCAGTTCCTTTTTGAATTTGCTCTCAAACTACACCAATATGCTGACTAAAATCACAGGCTGTTAATTTCAGTGACAACTTTGATTT
Above is a genomic segment from Elaeis guineensis isolate ETL-2024a chromosome 1, EG11, whole genome shotgun sequence containing:
- the LOC140858739 gene encoding ankyrin repeat protein SKIP35-like — protein: MEGKSEIVMIGGKGGMHLTKERHSEDPLRSENEMDENGGLGSLEDISEPLSAEKGEGSNVFSREAPLRAKDPRVTRGHSCGTKKLRSRASDLVEETEARRKDKDKNKQERKLSRQDRIELGRLFQAAVSSHDWEHAESLILLADPQTLNDALCIALDSIWFLTTRPELNGITELIKKIVANGANDFTRAALRTSFLASCVSACQSKTMSLADTVTVMAQRLHERLQECHGDEILKAEAGAKVQKFTEWALKCIEFHSRCQENKGRGSHSTILEVQLQLSAFKNFLDIAGNQLTGKDFTEAFDAACFPLTLFSSSFDPGWASGVSATAIQGLLGMLVEGGADNVNQCFLEASRFGSTELVRILLQIAQRNSLDVDVDLALGFASHYCKIGTMECLVEEGNAVAFLGPLMRAAERGCMQVVQWFVNRGCRDMELCLALTAATSSSQVGIAAYLLPHVPQHVLAALSIEILKAAGERSSGSLDGVAFLLRSDFLSDPAATYAVADSIARSDDEAVAPELKAFLKENWSEAAFSEGISSGQEHYVNFMRILRRGCSPICLRDLPLPLVIAVAYLPLYRECAKAGGWLLPQRLRGQLVEAASRLGNGPVDRCCPGKELLAVLEHHLPPFLIQSPSTAHGP